Part of the Candidatus Methylomirabilis tolerans genome, CTGGTATGCCTTCCACGGTCGCCTGGTCTTCTCTTCGTTCCACACTGCCCAGACGGCAACGACAAAAAAGAGCATGCCCACGATAAAGAACAAGACCCGTAAGGATCGCTGTTCTGCCAGCTTACTCGTACGCCACCATCTCCACGGCTGCACCAGAAATCCTCGACTGAGGCGTTACACATTAAACCAGGGTGTCACCCAGACATTCTTGATGTTGAATGCCAGGCGAAGAAACATCTTAATCGGAAGGCTCATCATCGTCAGGAAGAGGAAGGCCACGATCCCGTAACGCACGGGGCCCAACTGACGGATCGTGTCGCTTGCATCCCGTTTGACATAGTAATACACGACCGCCGTGCTGAAATAGAGCGCCATCAAGACGAATCCGATCACCTCAACCCCAAAGACCTTGGGATTGCCCATCCACTTGAACGGACCCCAGGCAGCAAGATCGACATTGGTGATCGCAACGACCAGGTGGGGATCCCAGGTTTCCCACGGCCAGAAGAGATTCCACCCGGGGCCTCTGAAGAAGACACCCGTAATGATCAGCGAAATCCACAAAAAGAAAAAACCGA contains:
- a CDS encoding cytochrome C; translation: MADVKENTATKPAARPADASEPAVADRVHVWPYLVRNEFICSIIVMVILTVWSIVIDAPLEEPANPTQTPNPSKAPWYFLGLQEMLVYFDPWFAGVVLPSLIIVGLMIIPYVDVNPKGNGYYTFRERPFAITTFLFGFFFLWISLIITGVFFRGPGWNLFWPWETWDPHLVVAITNVDLAAWGPFKWMGNPKVFGVEVIGFVLMALYFSTAVVYYYVKRDASDTIRQLGPVRYGIVAFLFLTMMSLPIKMFLRLAFNIKNVWVTPWFNV